ATCATGAAGGCCGTCTGTTGAGAGGAGAAGCGTCACTCCGGAACTCAGAGAATCAGAAATTATGTCAACCCTGAAGTCACCTCCGAGGGAGTGCCTGATTATATGCTTCATCGGATGGAACCTCGCCGATTCAGCTTCCACCATCCCCTTGTCCACAAGTTCCTGGACAACAGAGTGATCCTTTGTAATCTGCCTGAGAATACCGTCAAGAAGATAAACTCTCGAATCACCGGTATTTCCGACTACAACCGAGCCGTCAACGATAAATGCTGCAGTAAGGGTTGTACCCATTCCTGCCCGCTCATCCTTCGCTTCTGAAATTATAATACGGTCTGCCTCTTCAAAAGCCAGCCGCATTAAGGCTTCAACACCCGAAACTCCGTCTCCGGCCCTGTACTTATCTGTAAAAACGGACCTGAGAGTATCAATAGCAATCCCGGATGCAACTTCACCGGCAGCATGTCCTCCAAGGCCATCTGCCACTGCAAGAAGTATGCCTTCACCTACAGGCATGGCTATACATGAATCTTCATTATAAACCCGCCTACCCGGAACTGTTACACAACTGTAGTCCATATCTGCCCTTCCGGAAGTCTGATATTCCGGCGTATATAATCTGACATATTATTTAAGATCCGGCCTGTAACTGTATAAGATTATAGTGCACTGCATAGTAATAAGCAAACTTTCCGGACAATTCCGGAATGTTCTGAATTATACTTTATTAAGACATTTCAATGTTACCAAATCCTGTACAGTCCTTTCTTTCCGGATTACAGGATTTACAATACATGCAGATGGCAATTGTATTTCAGGAGTTATTAATATGTTATATAGTATAGGTTAACCGGTATTCCGGCAGGGTTAAATAAAAAATAT
The sequence above is a segment of the Methanoplanus limicola DSM 2279 genome. Coding sequences within it:
- a CDS encoding PP2C family protein-serine/threonine phosphatase yields the protein MDYSCVTVPGRRVYNEDSCIAMPVGEGILLAVADGLGGHAAGEVASGIAIDTLRSVFTDKYRAGDGVSGVEALMRLAFEEADRIIISEAKDERAGMGTTLTAAFIVDGSVVVGNTGDSRVYLLDGILRQITKDHSVVQELVDKGMVEAESARFHPMKHIIRHSLGGDFRVDIISDSLSSGVTLLLSTDGLHDYIGSERIEEILKGVKACDAAKALINEALSSSDDNITAVVVRTD